A genomic stretch from Bradyrhizobium sp. 195 includes:
- a CDS encoding dicarboxylate/amino acid:cation symporter, with translation MTTTTMAGAPVAPPVAKPWYKVLYVQVLIAIVLGAIVGWLWPSLATNEWIKAMGDGFIKLIKMVIAPIIFCTVVSGIAHIQDAKKVGRIGVKALVYFEVVSTFALVIGLVIGNLVKPGAGFGSGAANEAAVANYAKQAAGQKSVDFVLHIIPDTVVGAFAQGEILQVLLFSVLFGFAVMSLGERGHTIRSFIDDAAHAVFGVISIVMRAAPIGAFGAMAYTIGKFGTGAILNLVGLIATFYVTAALFVFVVLGIIARLAGFSIFKFLAYIKDELLIVLGTSSSESALPSLMEKLERLGCSKSVVGLVVPTGYSFNLDGTNIYMTLATLFIAQALGYDLSFSQQATILVVAMLTSKGASGITGAGFITLAATLAVVDPRLVPGMAIVLGIDKFMSECRALTNLCGNGVACVVVAWWEGELDRDKLNANLSKQIDPTDMETAITTD, from the coding sequence ATGACGACGACAACGATGGCGGGGGCGCCGGTCGCGCCGCCCGTCGCCAAGCCGTGGTACAAGGTTCTCTACGTTCAGGTGCTGATCGCCATCGTGCTCGGCGCCATCGTCGGCTGGCTCTGGCCCTCGCTCGCCACCAACGAATGGATCAAGGCGATGGGCGACGGCTTCATCAAGCTGATCAAGATGGTGATCGCCCCGATCATCTTCTGCACCGTCGTTTCCGGCATCGCCCATATCCAGGATGCCAAAAAAGTCGGCCGCATCGGCGTCAAGGCGCTGGTCTATTTCGAGGTCGTCTCGACCTTCGCGCTGGTGATCGGTCTCGTCATCGGCAATCTGGTGAAGCCGGGCGCGGGCTTCGGCAGTGGCGCGGCCAACGAGGCGGCCGTTGCAAACTACGCCAAGCAGGCCGCCGGTCAGAAGTCCGTCGACTTCGTGCTGCACATCATTCCGGACACCGTCGTCGGCGCGTTCGCACAAGGCGAGATCCTGCAGGTGCTGCTGTTCTCGGTGCTGTTCGGCTTCGCGGTCATGAGCCTCGGCGAGCGCGGCCACACCATCCGCAGCTTCATCGACGACGCCGCTCATGCCGTGTTCGGCGTCATCTCCATCGTGATGCGTGCAGCGCCGATCGGCGCGTTTGGTGCGATGGCCTATACGATCGGCAAGTTCGGCACCGGCGCGATCCTCAATTTGGTCGGGCTGATCGCCACGTTCTATGTCACCGCGGCGTTGTTCGTTTTCGTCGTGCTCGGCATCATCGCACGTCTGGCAGGGTTCTCGATCTTCAAGTTCCTGGCCTACATCAAGGACGAATTGCTGATCGTGCTCGGCACCTCGTCCTCGGAAAGCGCGTTGCCGTCCCTGATGGAAAAGCTGGAGCGGCTCGGCTGCTCCAAGTCGGTGGTCGGCCTCGTGGTGCCCACGGGTTACTCGTTCAATCTCGACGGCACCAACATCTACATGACGCTGGCGACGCTCTTTATCGCGCAGGCGCTCGGCTACGATCTCTCCTTCAGCCAGCAGGCCACGATCCTGGTCGTGGCGATGCTGACGTCGAAAGGCGCTTCCGGCATCACCGGCGCGGGCTTCATCACGCTGGCGGCGACGCTGGCCGTGGTCGATCCGCGCCTCGTGCCTGGCATGGCGATCGTGCTCGGCATCGACAAGTTCATGAGCGAGTGCCGCGCGCTGACCAATCTGTGCGGCAACGGCGTCGCCTGCGTGGTCGTTGCCTGGTGGGAGGGTGAACTCGACCGCGACAAGCTCAACGCCAACCTTTCCAAGCAGATCGATCCGACCGACATGGAGACGGCGATCACGACGGACTGA
- a CDS encoding penicillin-binding protein 1A, with the protein MRLLVRFMGFLFAAGTVVFLVGVGAVAGLIWHFSKDLPDYSQLQDYEPPVMTRVHAVDGSLLGEYAKERRLYLPIQAVPKLVINAFLAAEDKNFYEHGGIDYTGMARAGVVYIQNYGSNRRPQGASTITQQVAKNFLLTNEVSFARKIKEALLAMRIEKTYSKDKILELYLNEIYLGLGAYGIAAASLVYFDKSVNELTVAEASYLAALPKMPATLHPVRNRDRAVERRNYVIDRLVENGWIKQADADKARKEPLAVTSRSNGAHTFAGEYFAEEVRRDIFERYGEKKLYEGGLSVRTTLDPKIQVMARKAMVSGLVNYDEQQGYRGAMSKLDISGDWGVKLAEIKSLSDISPWRMAVVLETSDQSARIGFQPSRELGGAVSKQRETGIITVDGVRWARAVQGGTKGKTPTAVSQVLQPGDVIYADPLYKDGQPVEGQYRLRQIPEVSGAMVAMDPWTGRVLAMVGGFSFDQSQFNRATQAYRQPGSSFKPIVYSAALDNGYTPSTVVLDAPIEIDQGQGAGVWRPENFSSGKFQGPVTLRNALRQSLNTVTVRLAQDIGMPLIGEYARRFGVYDELPNYLSYALGAGETTAMRMVTAYSMLANGGRRVKPTLIDRIQDRYGHTIFKHDQRECRGCDAPGGWKSQPEPQLIDRREQVLDSMTAYQITELMEGVVQAGTATVIKEVGKPVAGKTGTTNEAKDAWFVGFSPDVAVAIYMGYDKPRPLGKGNAATGGHLAAPIARDFLKLALADKPAVPFKVPAGIKLVRVVSKTGMRAGPGETGGTILEAFKPGTAPPDNYSVIGVADADGRMPASQQQQPDSGFFMRPGTGGLY; encoded by the coding sequence ATGCGCTTGCTGGTGCGGTTCATGGGCTTCCTGTTCGCCGCGGGAACGGTGGTGTTCCTTGTCGGTGTCGGGGCCGTGGCAGGCCTGATCTGGCATTTCTCCAAGGACTTGCCGGACTACTCTCAGCTTCAGGATTACGAGCCGCCGGTGATGACCCGCGTGCACGCGGTCGACGGTTCGCTGCTCGGCGAATACGCCAAGGAGCGGCGGCTGTATTTGCCGATCCAGGCCGTGCCCAAGCTCGTGATCAACGCGTTCCTGGCGGCCGAAGACAAGAATTTCTACGAGCATGGCGGCATCGACTACACCGGCATGGCGCGCGCCGGCGTTGTCTACATCCAGAACTACGGCTCCAACCGCCGCCCGCAGGGCGCTTCCACGATCACCCAGCAGGTCGCGAAGAACTTCCTGCTGACCAACGAGGTCTCCTTCGCCCGCAAGATCAAGGAAGCCTTGCTGGCGATGCGGATCGAGAAGACCTACTCGAAGGACAAGATCCTCGAGCTGTATCTGAACGAAATCTACCTCGGTCTCGGCGCCTACGGCATCGCAGCCGCTTCGCTGGTCTATTTCGACAAGTCGGTGAACGAGCTGACGGTTGCGGAAGCGTCTTACCTGGCCGCGCTGCCGAAGATGCCGGCGACGCTGCATCCGGTTCGCAACCGCGACCGCGCCGTCGAGCGCCGCAATTACGTGATCGACCGTCTGGTCGAGAACGGCTGGATCAAGCAGGCCGACGCCGACAAGGCGCGCAAGGAGCCGCTCGCCGTCACCAGCCGTTCCAACGGAGCCCATACCTTCGCGGGCGAATATTTTGCCGAGGAAGTCCGTCGCGACATCTTCGAGCGCTATGGTGAGAAGAAGCTGTACGAGGGCGGTCTCTCCGTCCGCACCACGCTCGATCCGAAGATCCAGGTCATGGCGCGCAAGGCCATGGTCTCGGGCCTCGTGAACTATGACGAGCAGCAGGGCTATCGCGGCGCCATGAGCAAGCTCGATATTTCGGGTGATTGGGGCGTGAAGCTCGCCGAGATCAAATCGCTGTCCGACATCTCGCCATGGCGCATGGCGGTGGTGTTGGAGACCAGTGACCAGTCGGCGCGCATCGGCTTCCAACCGAGCCGCGAGCTTGGCGGCGCCGTGAGCAAGCAGCGCGAGACCGGCATCATCACGGTCGATGGCGTGCGCTGGGCGCGGGCCGTGCAGGGAGGAACCAAAGGCAAGACGCCGACGGCGGTGTCGCAGGTGCTCCAGCCCGGCGACGTCATTTATGCCGATCCGCTCTACAAGGACGGTCAGCCGGTCGAAGGCCAGTACCGGCTGCGCCAGATCCCCGAAGTGTCCGGCGCCATGGTGGCGATGGATCCGTGGACCGGTCGCGTGCTCGCGATGGTCGGCGGCTTCTCGTTCGACCAGAGCCAGTTCAACCGCGCCACGCAGGCCTACCGGCAGCCGGGGTCGTCGTTCAAGCCGATCGTCTATTCGGCCGCACTCGACAACGGCTATACGCCCTCGACCGTCGTGCTCGACGCACCCATCGAAATCGACCAGGGGCAGGGCGCAGGCGTGTGGCGGCCGGAGAACTTCTCCTCGGGTAAGTTCCAGGGACCGGTGACGCTGCGCAACGCGCTGCGGCAGTCCCTCAACACGGTGACGGTGCGCCTCGCGCAGGATATCGGCATGCCCTTGATCGGCGAATATGCCCGCCGCTTTGGCGTCTATGACGAGCTGCCGAACTATCTCTCCTACGCGCTGGGCGCCGGCGAGACGACGGCGATGCGCATGGTCACGGCGTACTCGATGCTCGCCAATGGCGGCCGCCGGGTGAAGCCGACGCTGATCGACCGTATCCAGGACCGTTACGGCCACACCATCTTCAAGCACGACCAGCGCGAATGCCGCGGCTGCGACGCGCCGGGCGGCTGGAAGAGCCAGCCTGAGCCGCAGCTCATCGACCGCCGCGAGCAGGTGCTGGATTCCATGACCGCCTATCAGATCACCGAGCTGATGGAAGGCGTGGTGCAGGCCGGTACGGCCACGGTCATCAAGGAAGTCGGCAAGCCCGTCGCCGGCAAGACCGGTACCACCAACGAGGCCAAGGACGCCTGGTTCGTCGGCTTCTCGCCTGACGTCGCCGTCGCCATCTATATGGGCTACGACAAGCCGCGGCCGCTGGGTAAGGGCAATGCCGCAACCGGCGGCCATCTGGCGGCTCCCATCGCGCGCGATTTCCTCAAGCTCGCGCTCGCCGACAAGCCCGCGGTTCCGTTCAAGGTGCCTGCCGGCATCAAGCTCGTGCGCGTCGTCTCCAAGACCGGCATGCGCGCAGGTCCCGGCGAAACCGGCGGGACCATCCTTGAAGCCTTCAAGCCGGGCACGGCGCCGCCGGACAATTATTCGGTCATCGGCGTTGCCGACGCCGACGGGCGGATGCCGGCCTCGCAGCAGCAGCAGCCGGATTCCGGCTTCTTCATGCGGCCCGGCACCGGCGGGCTGTACTAG
- a CDS encoding NAD(P)-dependent oxidoreductase, whose translation MSRIAFIGLGRMGHGMAGRYLDAGFTVTLWNRSKAKADDLIARGAHWATSPEDAAIDADAVVTMVADDEASRAVWLGPKGAAKTAKSGTIAIECSTVSYDHAREMGRELNARGLIYIDCPVTGLPDAAAAGKLTLLAGADAADLERARPYLEPIGSTIRHFGAVGSGTVYKLINNLMGAIQIAGLAEGLAIAEQAGLDMNLVLESIQAGVAASPQVQRHSKRMVAREFSGATFTAALRHKDAAYAVKLAESLLADKPLVSRAAVESYAQAKAAMPDDDEGRMIELVSRPKKPS comes from the coding sequence ATGTCCCGCATCGCCTTCATCGGGCTTGGACGGATGGGCCACGGTATGGCCGGCCGCTATCTCGATGCCGGCTTCACGGTGACGCTGTGGAATCGCAGCAAGGCCAAGGCTGACGACCTGATCGCGCGCGGCGCGCACTGGGCGACCTCGCCTGAGGATGCCGCGATCGATGCCGACGCCGTCGTGACCATGGTGGCCGATGACGAAGCCTCCCGCGCAGTCTGGCTCGGGCCGAAGGGCGCAGCCAAGACCGCGAAATCAGGCACCATCGCGATCGAATGCTCGACCGTCTCTTACGACCACGCTCGCGAGATGGGCCGCGAGCTCAACGCGCGCGGGCTGATCTACATCGACTGTCCCGTAACCGGATTGCCAGACGCGGCCGCAGCCGGGAAGTTGACGCTCTTGGCCGGCGCCGACGCGGCCGATCTCGAGCGCGCGCGGCCCTATCTCGAACCAATCGGCTCGACCATCCGCCATTTCGGCGCGGTCGGCTCCGGCACGGTCTACAAGCTCATCAACAATCTCATGGGCGCGATCCAGATCGCTGGGCTTGCCGAAGGCCTCGCCATCGCCGAGCAGGCCGGGCTCGACATGAATCTTGTGCTGGAATCGATCCAGGCGGGCGTCGCCGCCAGCCCCCAGGTGCAGCGTCACTCCAAGCGCATGGTTGCCCGCGAATTTTCCGGCGCGACCTTCACGGCGGCGCTGCGGCACAAGGATGCCGCCTATGCGGTGAAGCTCGCGGAGAGCCTGCTGGCGGACAAGCCGCTGGTCTCGCGTGCCGCGGTCGAGTCTTACGCGCAGGCGAAGGCTGCGATGCCGGACGATGATGAAGGCAGGATGATCGAGCTGGTGTCGCGGCCGAAGAAGCCGTCCTAG
- a CDS encoding N-acetylmuramoyl-L-alanine amidase, with product MASRTNRRILLGCALLCAAALPCADSSRLRAAESQPQPAVAVANFPVASAARLAGDGKQTRFILDIDQAITFRAVTLADPYRVVVDVPQVNFQLPAGTGAGGRGLVKAFRYGLVMPGGSRIVFDLTGPARIAKSYVVEAANGQPARLVLELEEVDRAAFAQSLASENRPELRSTIAEAKPAPAPATTAPETAQQKADGRPVVVIDPGHGGIDNGTQSSGESEKNLVLAFGLALRDKLEKAGKYRVVLTRDDDTFIPLNDRTKIARNLKAALFVSIHADALPRAEGDAQGATIYTLSDKASDAEAQRLADAENRADAIAGFNLAEEPTDVADILIDLTQRETRTFSNRFARLLMGEMKSTVRMHKHPLKSAGFRVLKAPDVPSVLVEIGYVSNKGDLEHLVSEGWRSRAVGSMAQAIDGFLTKRLATAGSSN from the coding sequence GTGGCGAGCCGCACAAATCGACGGATTCTGCTGGGATGCGCGCTGCTGTGCGCTGCAGCATTGCCATGTGCTGATTCCTCGCGCCTAAGGGCGGCGGAAAGCCAGCCGCAACCCGCTGTTGCGGTAGCGAATTTCCCGGTTGCCTCGGCCGCCCGGCTGGCCGGCGACGGCAAGCAGACTCGCTTCATTCTCGACATCGATCAGGCCATAACCTTCCGTGCCGTCACGCTGGCCGACCCGTACCGGGTCGTCGTTGACGTGCCGCAGGTCAATTTTCAGCTGCCGGCGGGCACAGGGGCCGGGGGGCGTGGACTGGTCAAGGCGTTCCGCTACGGGCTCGTCATGCCCGGCGGCTCGCGAATCGTGTTCGACCTGACGGGACCGGCCAGGATCGCCAAGTCCTACGTGGTGGAGGCGGCCAACGGCCAGCCGGCCCGGCTTGTGCTGGAGCTGGAAGAGGTTGACCGGGCCGCCTTCGCGCAGTCGCTCGCGTCCGAAAATCGTCCCGAGCTACGGTCCACCATCGCCGAGGCGAAGCCTGCGCCGGCTCCCGCGACGACAGCCCCGGAAACGGCGCAGCAGAAGGCCGACGGCCGCCCGGTGGTCGTGATCGATCCCGGCCATGGCGGCATCGACAATGGCACGCAGTCGAGCGGCGAGAGCGAGAAGAACCTGGTACTGGCCTTTGGGCTGGCGCTGCGCGACAAGCTGGAGAAGGCCGGTAAATACCGTGTGGTCCTGACGCGGGACGACGACACCTTCATTCCCCTCAATGACCGGACCAAGATCGCTCGCAATCTCAAAGCCGCCTTGTTCGTCTCGATTCATGCCGATGCGCTGCCTCGTGCCGAGGGCGATGCGCAGGGCGCGACCATCTATACGCTGTCCGACAAAGCGTCCGACGCCGAGGCCCAGCGGCTGGCGGATGCGGAAAACCGGGCAGATGCGATCGCCGGCTTCAACCTGGCGGAGGAGCCGACCGACGTCGCCGACATCCTGATCGACCTCACGCAGCGAGAAACCCGCACCTTTTCAAACCGTTTCGCTCGCCTTTTGATGGGTGAAATGAAATCGACGGTGCGGATGCACAAGCATCCGCTTAAGTCGGCCGGCTTCCGGGTCCTGAAGGCGCCCGACGTGCCCTCGGTGCTGGTCGAGATCGGTTATGTCTCCAACAAGGGCGACCTCGAGCATCTGGTCTCCGAGGGCTGGCGGTCCCGCGCTGTGGGCTCGATGGCGCAGGCCATCGACGGGTTTTTGACCAAGCGGTTGGCCACGGCGGGATCGTCAAATTGA
- a CDS encoding ribonuclease E/G — MTSAAEPADAVYAAGESAEASHHEAEAAAGDDDAEEDEDDEEAEEEVVESVGGDDVLEEVPERTFRPRRQYKIQEVIKRRQVMLVQVVKEERGNKGAALTTYLSLAGRYAVLMPNTARGGGISRKITSAQDRSRLKEVVQDLDVPEGMGIILRTAGAARTKPEIKRDFEYLIRMWETVRDLTLNSQAPTLVYEEGSLIKRSLRDLYNKEIDEISVAGESGYREARDFMKMLMPANVSAVKQYRDGQPLFSRMGVESQLDAMFSPTVQLRSGGYIVINQTEALVSIDVNSGRSTREHHIEDTALKTNLEAAEEVARQLRLRDLAGLIVIDFIDMDEKRNNRAVERKLSDCLRQDRARIQVGRISHFGLLEMSRQRIRASVLESSTDPCPHCGGTGHVRSVSSVALQLLRGLEEILMKGATHNLVVRTRTDVALYVLNHKRGHLRDLENGFKVTLSVIADPSVSGPQAYLIDRGEQVHTLEAAKALLVAQAAASPPPLAEEAYDDEEFDPETESEVETEETEGLAEEQAAGDAASEQDGQRRKRRRRRRGRGGPRDGELREDGPATLPEAAVAAGEGEDDAEAEQDGEEGEEQAARGEQQGSGDRRRRRGRRGGRRRRGGAEEGLAGSIGDELGTNQPSEAADAVADFDGFGSEPAPSIVQAEHSAEPQVSQPEPRAEVQTEAPAQPEPFAAEEEPADDKAARRRSTVREKVSFLSSSPSEPATPVAQAAEPVAAPTPAAEPAPEAASETPAAPRRAGWWSRRFGGGE; from the coding sequence GTGACATCAGCCGCTGAACCGGCCGACGCCGTGTACGCCGCCGGCGAGAGCGCCGAGGCTTCCCATCACGAAGCCGAAGCGGCTGCCGGAGACGACGACGCCGAGGAAGACGAAGACGACGAGGAAGCCGAAGAGGAAGTCGTCGAATCCGTCGGCGGCGACGACGTGCTGGAGGAAGTGCCGGAGCGCACCTTCCGGCCGCGCCGCCAGTACAAGATCCAGGAAGTCATCAAGCGCCGCCAGGTGATGCTGGTGCAGGTCGTCAAGGAAGAGCGCGGCAACAAGGGCGCGGCGCTGACGACCTACCTGTCGCTCGCCGGCCGCTACGCCGTGTTGATGCCGAATACCGCACGCGGCGGCGGCATCAGCCGCAAGATCACCAGCGCCCAGGACCGCTCCCGCCTGAAGGAAGTGGTGCAGGATCTCGACGTGCCCGAGGGCATGGGCATCATCCTGCGTACCGCCGGCGCCGCCCGCACCAAGCCCGAGATCAAGCGCGACTTCGAATATCTGATCCGGATGTGGGAGACGGTGCGCGACCTCACGCTGAACTCGCAAGCCCCGACCCTCGTCTACGAGGAAGGCTCGCTGATCAAGCGCTCGCTGCGCGACCTCTACAACAAGGAGATCGACGAGATCTCGGTGGCGGGTGAATCCGGCTACCGTGAAGCGCGCGACTTCATGAAGATGCTGATGCCCGCCAATGTCAGCGCCGTGAAGCAGTATCGCGACGGCCAGCCGCTGTTCTCGCGCATGGGCGTCGAGAGTCAGCTGGACGCGATGTTCTCGCCGACCGTGCAACTGCGCTCCGGCGGCTACATCGTGATCAACCAGACCGAGGCGCTGGTCTCGATCGACGTCAACTCCGGACGATCGACGCGCGAGCACCATATCGAGGACACCGCGCTCAAGACCAATCTGGAGGCGGCCGAAGAGGTCGCCCGCCAGCTTCGCTTGCGCGACCTCGCCGGCCTGATCGTCATCGACTTCATCGACATGGACGAGAAGCGCAACAACCGCGCGGTCGAACGCAAGCTGTCCGATTGCCTCAGGCAGGATCGCGCGCGCATCCAGGTCGGCCGCATCTCCCATTTCGGCCTGCTCGAGATGTCGCGCCAGCGCATCCGCGCCAGCGTGCTCGAGAGCTCGACCGATCCGTGCCCGCATTGCGGCGGCACCGGCCATGTCCGCTCGGTGTCCTCGGTGGCGCTCCAGTTGCTGCGCGGCCTCGAAGAGATCCTGATGAAGGGCGCGACCCACAATCTCGTGGTCCGCACCCGCACCGACGTCGCGCTCTATGTGCTCAACCACAAGCGCGGCCATCTGCGTGATCTCGAGAACGGCTTCAAGGTCACCCTCTCGGTGATCGCAGATCCCAGCGTCAGCGGGCCGCAGGCCTATCTCATCGATCGCGGCGAGCAGGTGCATACGCTGGAGGCCGCCAAGGCGCTGCTCGTGGCGCAGGCCGCCGCGAGCCCGCCGCCCCTGGCCGAAGAAGCTTACGACGACGAGGAGTTCGATCCGGAAACCGAATCCGAGGTCGAGACCGAGGAGACCGAAGGCCTCGCCGAGGAGCAGGCCGCAGGTGACGCCGCCTCCGAGCAGGACGGCCAGCGCCGCAAGCGCCGCCGTCGCCGCCGCGGCCGCGGTGGCCCGCGCGACGGCGAATTGCGCGAGGATGGCCCTGCCACCCTTCCCGAGGCGGCTGTTGCGGCCGGCGAAGGCGAGGACGATGCCGAGGCCGAGCAGGACGGCGAGGAAGGCGAGGAACAAGCAGCCCGTGGTGAGCAGCAGGGCAGCGGCGACCGCCGGCGCCGGCGTGGTCGCCGCGGCGGACGCCGCCGTCGCGGTGGCGCCGAAGAAGGTCTCGCCGGCTCCATCGGCGACGAGCTCGGCACCAATCAGCCATCGGAAGCTGCCGACGCGGTTGCCGATTTCGACGGCTTCGGCAGCGAGCCCGCGCCCTCGATCGTGCAAGCCGAGCACAGCGCTGAGCCGCAAGTCTCGCAGCCTGAGCCACGCGCCGAGGTGCAGACCGAGGCGCCGGCCCAGCCTGAGCCCTTTGCCGCGGAGGAAGAGCCTGCCGACGACAAGGCCGCACGGCGCCGCTCCACGGTCCGCGAAAAGGTGAGCTTCCTGTCGAGCAGCCCGAGCGAGCCGGCAACGCCGGTTGCGCAAGCGGCCGAGCCGGTCGCCGCGCCGACGCCGGCAGCTGAACCGGCGCCGGAAGCGGCAAGCGAAACGCCGGCCGCGCCGCGTCGCGCCGGCTGGTGGTCCCGCCGCTTCGGCGGCGGCGAATAA
- a CDS encoding NAD(P)/FAD-dependent oxidoreductase: MQSAIVLGGGMIGVSAALHLQQRGWTVTLVDRREPGRETSYGNAGMIQAEAVRPYPMPRDLATLLKIATGRTNDVRYSLSSLHRHVEPLLRYWWHSAPKRHREAIEAWARLIAYATAEHDILIREAHADNLIRRAGYRMLHRDAASFDLAIKTAEEDQREFGVNFRVLSGSELAKAEPILRDDLPGAIHWLDTWTVSDPGALVTAYAELFERLGGTIVLGNAQSLRQTATGWSVDTDQGRLDAPHAVVTLGPWSPDLLHKFGYRIPLVRKRGYHMHYSGGASLDLPLVDKGGGYAMGPMAKGIRITTGAELTSPNALATPVQLASAEGSARELIDLGKRVEPDPWFGTRPCTPDMLPVLGQAPRHPGLWMNFGHGHQGFTLGPATGRLLAEIMSGETPAIDPAPYRPERF; encoded by the coding sequence ATGCAGAGCGCAATCGTTCTCGGCGGTGGCATGATCGGCGTGAGTGCGGCGCTGCACCTGCAGCAGCGCGGCTGGACCGTCACGCTCGTTGATCGCAGGGAGCCGGGCCGCGAGACCAGCTATGGCAACGCCGGAATGATCCAGGCCGAAGCGGTCCGCCCCTATCCGATGCCGCGCGACCTTGCGACACTGCTGAAGATCGCGACCGGCCGCACCAACGATGTGCGCTACAGCCTGTCGTCGCTTCACCGCCATGTCGAGCCCCTGCTCCGCTACTGGTGGCACTCGGCGCCGAAGCGGCATCGCGAGGCGATCGAGGCCTGGGCACGGCTGATCGCCTACGCGACCGCAGAGCACGACATCCTCATTCGTGAAGCCCATGCCGACAATCTGATCCGCCGCGCCGGCTATCGCATGCTGCATCGCGATGCCGCTTCATTCGACCTCGCGATCAAGACGGCGGAGGAAGATCAACGCGAATTCGGCGTGAATTTTCGCGTGCTCTCCGGCAGCGAGCTTGCCAAGGCCGAGCCGATCCTGCGCGACGATCTTCCCGGCGCGATCCATTGGCTCGACACCTGGACGGTGTCCGATCCAGGGGCGCTCGTCACGGCGTATGCCGAGCTGTTCGAGCGCCTCGGCGGCACCATCGTTCTCGGGAACGCGCAGAGCCTGCGCCAGACCGCGACCGGCTGGTCCGTCGATACGGACCAGGGACGCCTCGACGCTCCCCACGCCGTCGTGACGCTCGGGCCGTGGTCGCCCGATCTGCTGCACAAGTTCGGCTATCGCATTCCGCTGGTCCGCAAGCGCGGCTACCACATGCACTACAGCGGCGGCGCCTCGCTCGACCTGCCTCTCGTCGACAAGGGCGGCGGCTACGCCATGGGGCCGATGGCCAAGGGCATCCGCATCACCACAGGAGCCGAGCTGACGAGCCCGAACGCGCTCGCAACGCCCGTGCAGCTCGCCAGCGCGGAAGGCTCCGCACGCGAGCTGATCGACCTCGGCAAGCGCGTCGAGCCCGATCCGTGGTTCGGCACCCGTCCCTGCACGCCCGACATGCTGCCGGTGCTCGGGCAAGCGCCGCGTCATCCCGGCCTCTGGATGAATTTCGGCCACGGCCACCAGGGCTTTACCCTGGGACCGGCGACCGGACGTCTGCTCGCCGAGATCATGAGCGGCGAGACGCCGGCGATTGATCCCGCGCCGTATCGGCCGGAGCGGTTCTAG
- the prfB gene encoding peptide chain release factor 2 (programmed frameshift): MRAEIERLVEEIKQSVGLLRRHLDVEKSTARLAELNKLAEDPNLWNDPQKAQKLMQERTSLEDSLGGIGKVEQELEDDIGMIELGEAEGDEGVVKEAEAALKNLKKEVARRELEALLSGEADRFDSYLEVHAGAGGTESQDWAQMLLRMYTRWAETHGFKVEFLEESEGEEAGIKSATIQVSGHNAYGWLKTEAGVHRLVRISPFDSNARRHTSFSSVQVFPVIDDSIKIDIKESDVRVDTMRSGGAGGQHVNKTESAVRLTHIPTGVAVVCQAGRSQHKNRAQAWDMLRARLYEIELKKREEKAAADQAAKTDIGWGHQIRSYVLQPYQMVKDLRTGVQTSDTSGVLNGELDDFMAATLAQRAFGTPGADIEDVD; encoded by the exons ATGCGCGCCGAAATCGAACGGTTGGTAGAAGAGATCAAGCAGTCAGTCGGGCTGCTGAGGAGGCATCTT GACGTCGAGAAATCGACGGCGCGCCTCGCTGAGCTGAACAAGCTCGCAGAAGATCCCAACCTCTGGAACGATCCCCAGAAGGCCCAGAAGCTGATGCAGGAGCGGACCTCGCTGGAGGATTCGCTTGGCGGCATCGGCAAGGTCGAGCAGGAGCTCGAAGACGATATCGGCATGATCGAGCTCGGCGAAGCCGAGGGCGATGAGGGCGTCGTCAAGGAAGCTGAAGCTGCACTGAAGAACCTCAAGAAGGAAGTCGCGCGGCGCGAGCTCGAAGCGCTGCTGTCGGGCGAGGCCGACCGTTTCGATTCCTATCTCGAAGTCCATGCCGGCGCCGGCGGCACCGAGAGCCAGGACTGGGCGCAGATGCTGCTGCGCATGTACACGCGCTGGGCCGAGACGCACGGCTTCAAGGTCGAGTTCCTGGAAGAGTCCGAGGGCGAAGAGGCCGGCATCAAGTCCGCGACCATCCAGGTCTCGGGCCACAACGCCTATGGCTGGCTGAAGACCGAAGCTGGCGTGCACCGCCTCGTCCGCATCTCGCCGTTCGATTCCAACGCACGGCGGCACACCTCGTTTTCGAGCGTGCAGGTTTTTCCCGTCATCGACGACAGCATCAAGATCGACATCAAGGAATCCGACGTCCGCGTCGATACCATGCGCTCGGGCGGTGCCGGCGGCCAGCACGTCAACAAGACCGAATCCGCGGTGCGCCTGACGCACATCCCGACCGGCGTTGCCGTGGTCTGCCAGGCCGGCCGCTCCCAGCACAAGAACCGGGCCCAGGCCTGGGACATGCTGCGCGCACGCCTCTACGAAATCGAGCTGAAGAAGCGCGAGGAGAAGGCCGCCGCCGACCAGGCCGCCAAGACCGATATCGGCTGGGGCCACCAGATCCGCTCCTACGTGCTGCAGCCCTACCAGATGGTGAAAGATCTACGCACGGGCGTGCAGACCTCCGACACGTCGGGCGTTCTCAACGGCGAGCTCGACGACTTCATGGCCGCGACCTTGGCGCAACGCGCCTTCGGTACCCCGGGTGCCGACATCGAGGACGTGGACTGA